A genomic region of Elaeis guineensis isolate ETL-2024a chromosome 9, EG11, whole genome shotgun sequence contains the following coding sequences:
- the LOC105052103 gene encoding NAC domain-containing protein 90: MSDLPPGFRFYPTEEELLNFYLRNKIENTRQDMERVIPAVDVYSYDPVQLPPMSGEASIQDPEQWFFFCPRQEREAQGGKPARTTPSGYWKATGSPSYVFSSRNQRIGVKKTMVFYTGRAPYGTKTKWKMNEYKAFEEASSSTSSTPPRLRNEFSVCRVYIKSGTLRSFDRRPSAAVAMNTDQSQRNPEASSSSANPHVQADGTSSQGSSSSGDDGSQPLAADGTFDWNEYINSEPFFWE; encoded by the exons ATGAGTGATCTCCCTCCCGGCTTTCGGTTCTACCCAACAGAAGAAGAGCTACTGAATTTCTATCTGCGAAACAAGATCGAGAACACGAGGCAGGACATGGAACGCGTCATACCCGCTGTCGACGTATACAGCTATGATCCAGTGCAGCTCCCTC CGATGTCAGGAGAAGCAAGCATTCAAGACCCCGAGCAGTGGTTCTTCTTTTGTCCTAGGCAGGAAAGAGAAGCACAAGGGGGAAAACCAGCACGCACCACTCCTTCTGGCTACTGGAAGGCAACCGGCTCACCGAGTTATGTTTTCTCGTCGCGGAACCAAAGGATTGGGGTGAAGAAGACCATGGTTTTCTACACAGGGAGAGCTCCCTATGGGACTAAAACCAAGTGGAAGATGAATGAGTATAAAGCTTTTGAAGAAGCATCATCATCAACGTCGAGCACTCCTCCGAGG TTAAGGAATGAATTCAGCGTGTGTCGGGTGTACATCAAATCCGGGACCCTACGGTCGTTTGATCGGCGGCCTTCCGCTGCTGTCGCCATGAATACTGATCAGAGCCAGAGAAATCCCGAGGCATCCTCCTCCTCGGCCAACCCACATGTACAGGCCGACGGGACCAGCTCCCAAGGTAGCTCATCATCGGGGGACGATGGCTCGCAGCCCCTGGCCGCTGATGGAACCTTTGACTGGAACGAATACATCAATTCCGAGCCTTTTTTTTGGGAATAA
- the LOC105052102 gene encoding uncharacterized protein isoform X3 yields MEEARRRALGSFGGARRSPSSDRGGSSSTSGSSLPREQWGLDPIVEKELDAAQALAEMAIQQEQENKRIEDHGSPSTSREESIREGKGWGLKHEQLVDDYQEDGEAVKDAMEEKKSGQEISELPKADITCSTSRTPFSSRVKQNLAEAEKEAKRMRRILANRESARQTIRRRQIIREELTKKVADLSLKNKNMKMEKELVMKEYLSLKDTNNQLKEQISKAMNCEFGTSAEATSMQVEISASSSTNLPPMIYGKLPMVPYVWPPWLISTITRPCHEHDGASVFSGARPHLYLPPCAWFYPSSHEIPGSRSQHPHSPKERHEDPVAIWHDLGQSYGALDYEEKAMMHNSKETDLSLPHTIVTQEEENGATNNQRLLATVPTEHQMLRHCPYKLGHMSSHCRTLLSSSDVKVIDCSCSSPSPEAKKRTHKVKTTPWKTGWSWWWLECLFSLFVECIIGSEQDD; encoded by the exons ATGGAGGAGGCGAGGAGGAGAGCTTTGGGGAGCTTCGGAGGGGCGAGACGGAGCCCTAGCTCTGATCGAGGGGGCTCTTCTTCGACTTCTGGTTCTTCTTTGCCGCGCGAGCAATGGGGACTGGATCCGATTGTGGAGAAGGAGCTCGACGCGGCGCAGGCTTTGGCCGAGATGGCCATTCAACAAGAGCAGGAGAATAAGAGGATTGAGGACCACGGCTCCCCTTCTACGTCTCGAGAGGAGAGCATCAGAGAAGGGAAGGGTTGGGGATTGAAG CATGAACAATTGGTTGATGATTATCAAGAAGATGGTGAAGCTGTCAAGGATgcaatggaagaaaaaaaaagtgggcAGGAGATTTCTGAATTGCCAAAAGCAGACATCACCTGCTCCACTAGTCGCACTCCATTCTCTAGTAGAGTGAAGCAAAATTTGGCCGAG GCTGAGAAGGAAGCAAAGAGAATGCGCAGGATCCTAGCCAATAGAGAGTCAGCTAGGCAGACAATTCGTAGGCGACAG ATCATTCGCGAGGAGTTGACCAAAAAGGTTGCTGATTTGTCATTGAAAAATAAGAATATGAAGATG GAAAAAGAGTTGGTCATGAAAGAATACCTTTCCCTGAAGGACACTAACAACCAACTAAAGGAACAG ATTTCTAAGGCAATGAATTGCGAGTTTGGGACAAGTGCAGAGGCGACGTCCATGCAGGTGGAGATATCAGCATCTTCATCAACCAATCTCCCACCAATGATATATGGCAAACTGCCTATGGTGCCATACGTTTGGCCTCCCTGGCTCATTTCTACAATCACTAGACCATGCCATGAGCATGATGGTGCTAGTGTATTCAGTGGAGCAAGGCCACATCTCTATTTGCCTCCCTGTGCTTGGTTTTATCCTTCTTCACATGAGATACCCGGATCCCGTTCTCAACATCCTCATTCACCAAAAGAAAGACATGAAGATCCTGTCGCTATATGGCATGATTTAGGACAATCGTACGGCGCACTGGACTATGAAGAGAAAGCAATGATGCATAACAGTAAGGAAACAGATCTTTCTTTGCCGCATACAATTGTCACACAGGAGGAGGAAAATGGTGCTACAAACAACCAGAGATTACTAGCAACAGTTCCAACAGAGCATCAGATGTTAAGGCATTGTCCATATAAACTAGGGCACATGTCTTCTCATTGTAGGACTTTACTTTCTTCATCAGATGTGAAAG TTATTGATTGCAGCTGCAGCAGCCCAAGCCCGGAAGCGAAGAAGAGAACTCATAAAGTTAAAACAACTCCATGGAAGACAGGCTG GTCATGGTGGTGGCTGGAATGTTTGTTTTCACTATTTGTCGAG TGCATCATAGGAAGTGAACAGGATGACTGA
- the LOC105052102 gene encoding uncharacterized protein isoform X1: MEEARRRALGSFGGARRSPSSDRGGSSSTSGSSLPREQWGLDPIVEKELDAAQALAEMAIQQEQENKRIEDHGSPSTSREESIREGKGWGLKHEQLVDDYQEDGEAVKDAMEEKKSGQEISELPKADITCSTSRTPFSSRVKQNLAEAEKEAKRMRRILANRESARQTIRRRQIIREELTKKVADLSLKNKNMKMEKELVMKEYLSLKDTNNQLKEQISKAMNCEFGTSAEATSMQVEISASSSTNLPPMIYGKLPMVPYVWPPWLISTITRPCHEHDGASVFSGARPHLYLPPCAWFYPSSHEIPGSRSQHPHSPKERHEDPVAIWHDLGQSYGALDYEEKAMMHNSKETDLSLPHTIVTQEEENGATNNQRLLATVPTEHQMLRHCPYKLGHMSSHCRTLLSSSDVKGGPVTDHDDGTSLEKSGGACSHPNEQLLIAAAAAQARKRRRELIKLKQLHGRQAGHGGGWNVCFHYLSSAS; this comes from the exons ATGGAGGAGGCGAGGAGGAGAGCTTTGGGGAGCTTCGGAGGGGCGAGACGGAGCCCTAGCTCTGATCGAGGGGGCTCTTCTTCGACTTCTGGTTCTTCTTTGCCGCGCGAGCAATGGGGACTGGATCCGATTGTGGAGAAGGAGCTCGACGCGGCGCAGGCTTTGGCCGAGATGGCCATTCAACAAGAGCAGGAGAATAAGAGGATTGAGGACCACGGCTCCCCTTCTACGTCTCGAGAGGAGAGCATCAGAGAAGGGAAGGGTTGGGGATTGAAG CATGAACAATTGGTTGATGATTATCAAGAAGATGGTGAAGCTGTCAAGGATgcaatggaagaaaaaaaaagtgggcAGGAGATTTCTGAATTGCCAAAAGCAGACATCACCTGCTCCACTAGTCGCACTCCATTCTCTAGTAGAGTGAAGCAAAATTTGGCCGAG GCTGAGAAGGAAGCAAAGAGAATGCGCAGGATCCTAGCCAATAGAGAGTCAGCTAGGCAGACAATTCGTAGGCGACAG ATCATTCGCGAGGAGTTGACCAAAAAGGTTGCTGATTTGTCATTGAAAAATAAGAATATGAAGATG GAAAAAGAGTTGGTCATGAAAGAATACCTTTCCCTGAAGGACACTAACAACCAACTAAAGGAACAG ATTTCTAAGGCAATGAATTGCGAGTTTGGGACAAGTGCAGAGGCGACGTCCATGCAGGTGGAGATATCAGCATCTTCATCAACCAATCTCCCACCAATGATATATGGCAAACTGCCTATGGTGCCATACGTTTGGCCTCCCTGGCTCATTTCTACAATCACTAGACCATGCCATGAGCATGATGGTGCTAGTGTATTCAGTGGAGCAAGGCCACATCTCTATTTGCCTCCCTGTGCTTGGTTTTATCCTTCTTCACATGAGATACCCGGATCCCGTTCTCAACATCCTCATTCACCAAAAGAAAGACATGAAGATCCTGTCGCTATATGGCATGATTTAGGACAATCGTACGGCGCACTGGACTATGAAGAGAAAGCAATGATGCATAACAGTAAGGAAACAGATCTTTCTTTGCCGCATACAATTGTCACACAGGAGGAGGAAAATGGTGCTACAAACAACCAGAGATTACTAGCAACAGTTCCAACAGAGCATCAGATGTTAAGGCATTGTCCATATAAACTAGGGCACATGTCTTCTCATTGTAGGACTTTACTTTCTTCATCAGATGTGAAAGGTGGGCCTGTGACAGATCATGATGATGGAACTTCACTTGAAAAATCTGGAGGAGCTTGTTCTCACCCTAATGAGCAGTTATTGATTGCAGCTGCAGCAGCCCAAGCCCGGAAGCGAAGAAGAGAACTCATAAAGTTAAAACAACTCCATGGAAGACAGGCTG GTCATGGTGGTGGCTGGAATGTTTGTTTTCACTATTTGTCGAG TGCATCATAG
- the LOC105052102 gene encoding uncharacterized protein isoform X2 — MEEARRRALGSFGGARRSPSSDRGGSSSTSGSSLPREQWGLDPIVEKELDAAQALAEMAIQQEQENKRIEDHGSPSTSREESIREGKGWGLKHEQLVDDYQEDGEAVKDAMEEKKSGQEISELPKADITCSTSRTPFSSRVKQNLAEAEKEAKRMRRILANRESARQTIRRRQIIREELTKKVADLSLKNKNMKMEKELVMKEYLSLKDTNNQLKEQISKAMNCEFGTSAEATSMQVEISASSSTNLPPMIYGKLPMVPYVWPPWLISTITRPCHEHDGASVFSGARPHLYLPPCAWFYPSSHEIPGSRSQHPHSPKERHEDPVAIWHDLGQSYGALDYEEKAMMHNSKETDLSLPHTIVTQEEENGATNNQRLLATVPTEHQMLRHCPYKLGHMSSHCRTLLSSSDVKVIDCSCSSPSPEAKKRTHKVKTTPWKTGWSALLSSEMNVNVSQLLLITSFDPGHGGGWNVCFHYLSSAS; from the exons ATGGAGGAGGCGAGGAGGAGAGCTTTGGGGAGCTTCGGAGGGGCGAGACGGAGCCCTAGCTCTGATCGAGGGGGCTCTTCTTCGACTTCTGGTTCTTCTTTGCCGCGCGAGCAATGGGGACTGGATCCGATTGTGGAGAAGGAGCTCGACGCGGCGCAGGCTTTGGCCGAGATGGCCATTCAACAAGAGCAGGAGAATAAGAGGATTGAGGACCACGGCTCCCCTTCTACGTCTCGAGAGGAGAGCATCAGAGAAGGGAAGGGTTGGGGATTGAAG CATGAACAATTGGTTGATGATTATCAAGAAGATGGTGAAGCTGTCAAGGATgcaatggaagaaaaaaaaagtgggcAGGAGATTTCTGAATTGCCAAAAGCAGACATCACCTGCTCCACTAGTCGCACTCCATTCTCTAGTAGAGTGAAGCAAAATTTGGCCGAG GCTGAGAAGGAAGCAAAGAGAATGCGCAGGATCCTAGCCAATAGAGAGTCAGCTAGGCAGACAATTCGTAGGCGACAG ATCATTCGCGAGGAGTTGACCAAAAAGGTTGCTGATTTGTCATTGAAAAATAAGAATATGAAGATG GAAAAAGAGTTGGTCATGAAAGAATACCTTTCCCTGAAGGACACTAACAACCAACTAAAGGAACAG ATTTCTAAGGCAATGAATTGCGAGTTTGGGACAAGTGCAGAGGCGACGTCCATGCAGGTGGAGATATCAGCATCTTCATCAACCAATCTCCCACCAATGATATATGGCAAACTGCCTATGGTGCCATACGTTTGGCCTCCCTGGCTCATTTCTACAATCACTAGACCATGCCATGAGCATGATGGTGCTAGTGTATTCAGTGGAGCAAGGCCACATCTCTATTTGCCTCCCTGTGCTTGGTTTTATCCTTCTTCACATGAGATACCCGGATCCCGTTCTCAACATCCTCATTCACCAAAAGAAAGACATGAAGATCCTGTCGCTATATGGCATGATTTAGGACAATCGTACGGCGCACTGGACTATGAAGAGAAAGCAATGATGCATAACAGTAAGGAAACAGATCTTTCTTTGCCGCATACAATTGTCACACAGGAGGAGGAAAATGGTGCTACAAACAACCAGAGATTACTAGCAACAGTTCCAACAGAGCATCAGATGTTAAGGCATTGTCCATATAAACTAGGGCACATGTCTTCTCATTGTAGGACTTTACTTTCTTCATCAGATGTGAAAG TTATTGATTGCAGCTGCAGCAGCCCAAGCCCGGAAGCGAAGAAGAGAACTCATAAAGTTAAAACAACTCCATGGAAGACAGGCTGGTCTGCACTCCTAAGCTCTGAAATGAATGTTAATGTATCTCAGCTCCTATTAATTACTAGTTTTGATCCAGGTCATGGTGGTGGCTGGAATGTTTGTTTTCACTATTTGTCGAG TGCATCATAG
- the LOC105052102 gene encoding uncharacterized protein isoform X4, translating to MEEARRRALGSFGGARRSPSSDRGGSSSTSGSSLPREQWGLDPIVEKELDAAQALAEMAIQQEQENKRIEDHGSPSTSREESIREGKGWGLKHEQLVDDYQEDGEAVKDAMEEKKSGQEISELPKADITCSTSRTPFSSRVKQNLAEAEKEAKRMRRILANRESARQTIRRRQIIREELTKKVADLSLKNKNMKMEKELVMKEYLSLKDTNNQLKEQISKAMNCEFGTSAEATSMQVEISASSSTNLPPMIYGKLPMVPYVWPPWLISTITRPCHEHDGASVFSGARPHLYLPPCAWFYPSSHEIPGSRSQHPHSPKERHEDPVAIWHDLGQSYGALDYEEKAMMHNSKETDLSLPHTIVTQEEENGATNNQRLLATVPTEHQMLRHCPYKLGHMSSHCRTLLSSSDVKAAAAQARKRRRELIKLKQLHGRQAGHGGGWNVCFHYLSSAS from the exons ATGGAGGAGGCGAGGAGGAGAGCTTTGGGGAGCTTCGGAGGGGCGAGACGGAGCCCTAGCTCTGATCGAGGGGGCTCTTCTTCGACTTCTGGTTCTTCTTTGCCGCGCGAGCAATGGGGACTGGATCCGATTGTGGAGAAGGAGCTCGACGCGGCGCAGGCTTTGGCCGAGATGGCCATTCAACAAGAGCAGGAGAATAAGAGGATTGAGGACCACGGCTCCCCTTCTACGTCTCGAGAGGAGAGCATCAGAGAAGGGAAGGGTTGGGGATTGAAG CATGAACAATTGGTTGATGATTATCAAGAAGATGGTGAAGCTGTCAAGGATgcaatggaagaaaaaaaaagtgggcAGGAGATTTCTGAATTGCCAAAAGCAGACATCACCTGCTCCACTAGTCGCACTCCATTCTCTAGTAGAGTGAAGCAAAATTTGGCCGAG GCTGAGAAGGAAGCAAAGAGAATGCGCAGGATCCTAGCCAATAGAGAGTCAGCTAGGCAGACAATTCGTAGGCGACAG ATCATTCGCGAGGAGTTGACCAAAAAGGTTGCTGATTTGTCATTGAAAAATAAGAATATGAAGATG GAAAAAGAGTTGGTCATGAAAGAATACCTTTCCCTGAAGGACACTAACAACCAACTAAAGGAACAG ATTTCTAAGGCAATGAATTGCGAGTTTGGGACAAGTGCAGAGGCGACGTCCATGCAGGTGGAGATATCAGCATCTTCATCAACCAATCTCCCACCAATGATATATGGCAAACTGCCTATGGTGCCATACGTTTGGCCTCCCTGGCTCATTTCTACAATCACTAGACCATGCCATGAGCATGATGGTGCTAGTGTATTCAGTGGAGCAAGGCCACATCTCTATTTGCCTCCCTGTGCTTGGTTTTATCCTTCTTCACATGAGATACCCGGATCCCGTTCTCAACATCCTCATTCACCAAAAGAAAGACATGAAGATCCTGTCGCTATATGGCATGATTTAGGACAATCGTACGGCGCACTGGACTATGAAGAGAAAGCAATGATGCATAACAGTAAGGAAACAGATCTTTCTTTGCCGCATACAATTGTCACACAGGAGGAGGAAAATGGTGCTACAAACAACCAGAGATTACTAGCAACAGTTCCAACAGAGCATCAGATGTTAAGGCATTGTCCATATAAACTAGGGCACATGTCTTCTCATTGTAGGACTTTACTTTCTTCATCAGATGTGAAAG CTGCAGCAGCCCAAGCCCGGAAGCGAAGAAGAGAACTCATAAAGTTAAAACAACTCCATGGAAGACAGGCTG GTCATGGTGGTGGCTGGAATGTTTGTTTTCACTATTTGTCGAG TGCATCATAG
- the LOC105052102 gene encoding uncharacterized protein isoform X6, with amino-acid sequence MEEKKSGQEISELPKADITCSTSRTPFSSRVKQNLAEAEKEAKRMRRILANRESARQTIRRRQIIREELTKKVADLSLKNKNMKMEKELVMKEYLSLKDTNNQLKEQISKAMNCEFGTSAEATSMQVEISASSSTNLPPMIYGKLPMVPYVWPPWLISTITRPCHEHDGASVFSGARPHLYLPPCAWFYPSSHEIPGSRSQHPHSPKERHEDPVAIWHDLGQSYGALDYEEKAMMHNSKETDLSLPHTIVTQEEENGATNNQRLLATVPTEHQMLRHCPYKLGHMSSHCRTLLSSSDVKGGPVTDHDDGTSLEKSGGACSHPNEQLLIAAAAAQARKRRRELIKLKQLHGRQAGHGGGWNVCFHYLSSAS; translated from the exons atggaagaaaaaaaaagtgggcAGGAGATTTCTGAATTGCCAAAAGCAGACATCACCTGCTCCACTAGTCGCACTCCATTCTCTAGTAGAGTGAAGCAAAATTTGGCCGAG GCTGAGAAGGAAGCAAAGAGAATGCGCAGGATCCTAGCCAATAGAGAGTCAGCTAGGCAGACAATTCGTAGGCGACAG ATCATTCGCGAGGAGTTGACCAAAAAGGTTGCTGATTTGTCATTGAAAAATAAGAATATGAAGATG GAAAAAGAGTTGGTCATGAAAGAATACCTTTCCCTGAAGGACACTAACAACCAACTAAAGGAACAG ATTTCTAAGGCAATGAATTGCGAGTTTGGGACAAGTGCAGAGGCGACGTCCATGCAGGTGGAGATATCAGCATCTTCATCAACCAATCTCCCACCAATGATATATGGCAAACTGCCTATGGTGCCATACGTTTGGCCTCCCTGGCTCATTTCTACAATCACTAGACCATGCCATGAGCATGATGGTGCTAGTGTATTCAGTGGAGCAAGGCCACATCTCTATTTGCCTCCCTGTGCTTGGTTTTATCCTTCTTCACATGAGATACCCGGATCCCGTTCTCAACATCCTCATTCACCAAAAGAAAGACATGAAGATCCTGTCGCTATATGGCATGATTTAGGACAATCGTACGGCGCACTGGACTATGAAGAGAAAGCAATGATGCATAACAGTAAGGAAACAGATCTTTCTTTGCCGCATACAATTGTCACACAGGAGGAGGAAAATGGTGCTACAAACAACCAGAGATTACTAGCAACAGTTCCAACAGAGCATCAGATGTTAAGGCATTGTCCATATAAACTAGGGCACATGTCTTCTCATTGTAGGACTTTACTTTCTTCATCAGATGTGAAAGGTGGGCCTGTGACAGATCATGATGATGGAACTTCACTTGAAAAATCTGGAGGAGCTTGTTCTCACCCTAATGAGCAGTTATTGATTGCAGCTGCAGCAGCCCAAGCCCGGAAGCGAAGAAGAGAACTCATAAAGTTAAAACAACTCCATGGAAGACAGGCTG GTCATGGTGGTGGCTGGAATGTTTGTTTTCACTATTTGTCGAG TGCATCATAG
- the LOC105052102 gene encoding uncharacterized protein isoform X5 produces MHYLLKHEQLVDDYQEDGEAVKDAMEEKKSGQEISELPKADITCSTSRTPFSSRVKQNLAEAEKEAKRMRRILANRESARQTIRRRQIIREELTKKVADLSLKNKNMKMEKELVMKEYLSLKDTNNQLKEQISKAMNCEFGTSAEATSMQVEISASSSTNLPPMIYGKLPMVPYVWPPWLISTITRPCHEHDGASVFSGARPHLYLPPCAWFYPSSHEIPGSRSQHPHSPKERHEDPVAIWHDLGQSYGALDYEEKAMMHNSKETDLSLPHTIVTQEEENGATNNQRLLATVPTEHQMLRHCPYKLGHMSSHCRTLLSSSDVKGGPVTDHDDGTSLEKSGGACSHPNEQLLIAAAAAQARKRRRELIKLKQLHGRQAGHGGGWNVCFHYLSSAS; encoded by the exons ATGCATTATCTGTTGAAG CATGAACAATTGGTTGATGATTATCAAGAAGATGGTGAAGCTGTCAAGGATgcaatggaagaaaaaaaaagtgggcAGGAGATTTCTGAATTGCCAAAAGCAGACATCACCTGCTCCACTAGTCGCACTCCATTCTCTAGTAGAGTGAAGCAAAATTTGGCCGAG GCTGAGAAGGAAGCAAAGAGAATGCGCAGGATCCTAGCCAATAGAGAGTCAGCTAGGCAGACAATTCGTAGGCGACAG ATCATTCGCGAGGAGTTGACCAAAAAGGTTGCTGATTTGTCATTGAAAAATAAGAATATGAAGATG GAAAAAGAGTTGGTCATGAAAGAATACCTTTCCCTGAAGGACACTAACAACCAACTAAAGGAACAG ATTTCTAAGGCAATGAATTGCGAGTTTGGGACAAGTGCAGAGGCGACGTCCATGCAGGTGGAGATATCAGCATCTTCATCAACCAATCTCCCACCAATGATATATGGCAAACTGCCTATGGTGCCATACGTTTGGCCTCCCTGGCTCATTTCTACAATCACTAGACCATGCCATGAGCATGATGGTGCTAGTGTATTCAGTGGAGCAAGGCCACATCTCTATTTGCCTCCCTGTGCTTGGTTTTATCCTTCTTCACATGAGATACCCGGATCCCGTTCTCAACATCCTCATTCACCAAAAGAAAGACATGAAGATCCTGTCGCTATATGGCATGATTTAGGACAATCGTACGGCGCACTGGACTATGAAGAGAAAGCAATGATGCATAACAGTAAGGAAACAGATCTTTCTTTGCCGCATACAATTGTCACACAGGAGGAGGAAAATGGTGCTACAAACAACCAGAGATTACTAGCAACAGTTCCAACAGAGCATCAGATGTTAAGGCATTGTCCATATAAACTAGGGCACATGTCTTCTCATTGTAGGACTTTACTTTCTTCATCAGATGTGAAAGGTGGGCCTGTGACAGATCATGATGATGGAACTTCACTTGAAAAATCTGGAGGAGCTTGTTCTCACCCTAATGAGCAGTTATTGATTGCAGCTGCAGCAGCCCAAGCCCGGAAGCGAAGAAGAGAACTCATAAAGTTAAAACAACTCCATGGAAGACAGGCTG GTCATGGTGGTGGCTGGAATGTTTGTTTTCACTATTTGTCGAG TGCATCATAG